GAAGCCTATGAAAATGCGGGTGCAATACTCGTTTCACATGAAAAGTGTTGGGAAGCGGATTTAATTATTAAAGTGAAAGAGCCCCACGAAAGCGAATTTCAATATTTCAAAAAAGGCCAAGTGATTTGGGGCTTCCAACATTTGGCGTCATCTAAAAAGACGGTTGAGATGATGCAGCAAGCGGGCGTGACAGCGATTGGTGGCGAAACGATTGAACAAGATGGGAAAGCCATTTTATTAGAACCGATGAGCGCGATTGCAGGACGCCGTTCGATGCTCATGGGTGCGTATTACTTAGAGGCGCAACATCAAGGCGAAGGGATTTTAATTTCTGGTATTGATGCGATTTCGGGGATTCCTTCTGGTAAAGTCGTCATTTTCGGTGGCGGTTCTGCAGGTGTCAATGCGGCAACAATTGCGTTAGGTTTACAAGCAGAAGTCGTCATCATCGAATTAAAAGATGAACGTATCGCGTGGCTTGAATCGCATTTTAAAAACGACAATGTAACTGTTGTGAAATCAAACGAAGCTAATTTAGCGCGAGAAATCAAAACGGCGGATGTGTTTATTTCAACGATTCTCATTCCGGGTTCTAAACCACCTAAATTGGTTACTAAAGATATGGTACGTAGCATGAAAAAAGGTTCAGTGCTTGTAGATATTGCGATTGATCAAGGTGGAACTGTTGAAGGCATTCATCCAACAACGATTAGTGATCCGATTTACGTTGAAGATGGCGTCATCCATTATGCGGTGCCGAATCAACCTGGTGCTGTACCGCGCACGTCTACAATGGTGCTCGCAGCGGGGAACATTGACTTCCTATCAGAAATTAGCAATAAAGGTATCGAACGCGCAATTCAAGAAAATCCAGTCTTAGCCTCTGGTGTGAATATTTATCAAGGACACATTACAAATCAAGGTTTAGCACAATCACATGATATGCCTTATGAAAAGTTAGCAGACTTAATCTAGTTCATACAACATCAATTTGAAAAGAGGATGATCGTGATGGCAACAAATGCTGTAATGATACAAACTGAAAAATATTGTAATATACATGACATTAAAGAAGCTAAAATGAAAATTCAAGATTATGTACGTGAAACACCGCTCATTAAATCAATGTTTTTGAGCAACAATATTACAGGTGGCAATGTTTATTTAAAACTTGAGAACATGCAATACACCGGATCTTTCAAATTTAGAGGTGCACTTAATAAAATTTTGCACTTATCGGATGAACAAAAAGCGAAAGGGATTATCACTGCTTCAGCGGGGAATCATGCGCAAGGTCTCGCGTTGACTGGACAGCTGCTCGGTATTGATGCAACGGTGGTCATGCCTGAAGAAGCACCGATCTCTAAACAAGAAGCGACACGTGGCTATGGTGCGGAGGTCATCCTTAAAGGCGAAACATTCAATGACTCTCGCCTATATATGGAACAACTGGCAGCGGAAACAGGTAAAACGATTGTGCATCCGTATGATGATGTCGAAGTTATGGCGGGTCAAGGTACAATTGGTTTAGAAATTTTAGATCAAATCTGGGACATTGATACGGTTGTCGTCCCTGTCGGCGGTGGTGGTTTAATTGCTGGCTTGGCAACGGCTTTAAAATCATTTAATCCATCTATTCATATTATCGGTGTGCAATCTGAAAATGTTCACGGTATGGCAGAATCTATCAAAGAAGGCCAAATTACGTCACAATTTACAGCACATACCATTGCAGATGGCACGGAAGTCACCATTCCTGGTAATAAAACATATGCCGTTGTTGAAAAACTGGTCGATGAATTTGTATTAGTTTCAGAAGATGAAATTGCAAATGCCATGCGTCATTTAATGCAACGTACTAAAATCATTACTGAAGGTGCGGGTGCATTGCCAACTGCTGCGCTATTAAGTGGTAAAATTGATCCGCGTTGGATTAAGGGCAAAAATATTGTTGCTTTAGTCTCTGGCGGTAATGTTGACCTCACACGCGTTTCACATATTATTGATGATTTATTGAAACCCGCTGATACGAGTGAAGGTGTGGTCGGTTAGTTCATCTATGGAATGAAACGGAGGCAACAGCAATGAGTACAAATACATCTTTAAAGAAAAACATCGGCTTTTTTGCATCGCTTTCACTTGTCATGGGATCAGTCATTGGGGCAGGTGTATTCTTCAAAGCTTCAAGTGTGACAGAAGTGACCGGTTCAACGAGTATGGCACTCTTTGTTTGGTTGCTTGGCGGTATTATGACCATTTGTGCCGGTTTGACAGGTGCTGAACTTGCTGCAGCCATTCCTGAAACTGGCGGACTCACTAAGTATATTGAATACACGTATGGAGACTTTTGGGGATTTTTATCAGGCTGGGCACAAGCGTTTATTTACTTTCCAGCTAATATCGCTGCACTAGCCATTATTTTTGGGACACAAATCATTAATTTATTTCATTTATCGACATCATTGTTACTCCCTATTGCAATTTTGAGTGCCGTTTCGATATTAATGATTAACTTTTTAGGCTCTAAAGCAGGCGGAATTTTACAATCTATTACACTTGTGATTAAGTTGATCCCTATTGCACTTATTGTCATTATCGGCTTCTTTCATTCGAGTGACGTATCATTTTCTCTCTTTCCTGTTGTGAATGGTACGGATTCGAGTTGGTTTGAAGCGATTGGTGCAGGTCTTCTTGCGACAATGTTTGCGTATGACGGTTGGATTCACGTTGGTAATATTGCCGGGGAAATGAAAAACCCTAAAAAAGACTTACCAGGTGCCATTACGCTCGGTATCGGTCTTGTCATGGTCGTTTATTTACTTATTAATGCCACATTTTTAATGACACTCCCAATTCACCAAATTGAAGGTAACTTAAATGCCGCAAGCGAAGCATCTTCAATTTTATTCGGTGCAGGGGGCGGAAAATTAGTCACGATTGGTATTTTAATTTCTGTATATGGCACGATGAACGGCTATACAATGACCGGCATGCGTATTCCTTATGCTATGGCAGAACGTAACCAACTGCCGTTCAAGCGTTTATTTTTAGACTTATTACCTTCACGGACACCATGGCTCGGTGGCATGATTCAAATTGTCATCGCTGTGATCATGATGTTATTAGGCGCTTTTGACACGATTACGAATATGTTGATATTTGTCATATGGACATTTTACTGTATGGCTTTCTTAGCGGTATTGATTCTTAGAAAGCGAGAGCCAGAACTGCACCGTCCATATAAAGTACCATTGTATCCCGTCATCCCAATGATTGCATTACTAGCAGGCACATTTGTCTTGCTGAATACATTATTCACTCAGCCCCTTCTAGCAATCGTGGGTATCGGGGTCACAATGTTAGGTATTCCGATTTATTATTATCAGAAAAAACATTAATCATACAAATAACACCCTACTTATAAAATTTTGACACGACTACAATAGTCCGAGACTTTCGTCATGCGTTGCGAAATGTCTCGGATTTTTTTGGAGTTCATTTTTGATACATGCTTAAGTCATCAAAATATTAAAGAGGTTTTACTTTTGTTTTTGCCTTTCTTATAATTTTATTGTTTAATAAAAAGCATAATTATAATAAAGTCTCATTTAGGATGTGGAACAATGTGTCAAAATCATATGTATCAAAATAAAAAAGCTGATATAAGCATCAAAAAACTAAGACATAAAGCTGAAATACCGCTAATCAAATTTTGATTGTTCATCATTGTGATTGCAGTTTGTTTGGGCTGTTATTTTCTTTTAAACGGCGGTGAATTGTCTAAATGGATGAGTGTAATACTGTTTGGTTTACTCTTTCCAATTATCGGCTTTTTTGCGATTAGAAAGAATTATTGGGCAAGTGCTTCAAACAGTGTAGAGATTACAGCAACACAATTTCCTGAAATCTATCAAATTTTTATGGAACTTGCTGATGAAATGGGATTTTCAAAAAATGGCCCATTAAAGACGCCGAGATGATATATCAATAACGGAAATGGTAAGATGAGTGCATTTGCAGCTAAATGTACATTGCGTAAGCGTTATATCGTCATTTATAGTGATTTACTTGATGTTTATTATAGCCATAAACAAAACGAATTGGTCCGCTTTGTTCTAGCACACGAGTTAGCGCACCATAAATGTGGACATACAAATCTATGCCGTTTAATCCTTGCACCCGCACTAAAACCACTATTCTTAGATAAAAGTCTCACAAGGGCACAAGAATATACGGCAGATCGGACTGCAGTCTATTATGCCGAAGAAGGCACTTTAGACCTATCAGACCACCCCGTTGGTAATAGAAGGATGCAAGCATTAAAAGAAGCAAAAGAAAATGGATGGGATATCCATGGGAAAATTTTATAGGTAAGGTTAATTGTGCCATCTACTTTGAGTTGCGTAGGTGGTTTTTTGTGCGTATGACACGAGTCAACATTTAATCGTTCAACGTTAGATGAGGATGATCAAAGGAACTGTTAGAAATATGCAATAGCGCGTACTCAATTTTAAGTTATCATTTTAAATTTAACGTGACAGATAGTTCTGAAATTTTAATGGTAGAGGTGTACGGGAAAATTGTGATGCAGATTTTATTTCGGAGTATAGGCAAGAAATAAAAAGAGAACCAAGCATATAAAGGAGAAATAACTTGGAAGGAAAAAAGACGTAAAAATCAATGAAAAGGACAACTATCCGGAAAAACCGGATAGTTCAAAAGTAAGAGGTTGTGCCATTTTTGTGTATAAGAAAAGCGCTCATACGAATCAATTTCAAATATTACGTGAGGCTTAATAATAAGTTTTTCTTTTGACGTAAAGTGTCTTCTTTTGTGCTGCGTATAATATTTTCTAGCACTTTTATATCGCTTTTCTCATGATCATAAGCCATTAATCGCTGGATCATATGTGTGTAATCAATGTGCGTCGTATTTTTAATTTGTTGTGCTAATTTTTCTTCATTGTGACTGGCGATTGGAAAATGCCCCAATTGATGAATGTTAAAATTAAAACCGATATTTTGGTTATAGTCCATTTGATCTTCATGAAGTAAAAATATAGGTTTATTTAAATGTGCATAATCAAAAATAGTAGAAGAATAATCTGTAATCATCCAATCAGATATGATGTACAATTCTTGAATATCTACCAATTCATTATAAAAGCAATGAATGCGTTGATCTAACGTGTTGTAATGATTTCTTAAATGCCCCTCATTAGGATGAAGCTTTACAATGATATGAATGTGTTCGGGCAAATATTCCAGCAATTTTTTTAAGTTAATATTTGACACACAATCACGTTTTTCTTGACGCCATGTAGGACAAAATAGGACATATTGTTTGTCTTTATCTTGATGTTGAAAATACTTAAATTGTATTTTTTGACGTTCTGTCGCATTGTGATGGTGCAGGAGGTAACTATTTCTAGGTGCGCCGTCTGTCAGAACTTGTAAATGATGATTTTGATCTAATTTAAACGCTGATTTGAATAGCATTGTATTAATATGAGAAGAAGTTAACAAATAATCCCATTTCATCATTCTTGGCAGAAAAGCATTGAGTTGCTTTGCGCGTTCTTGAGGGTTGTTTAAGTTGCCGACCATTTTCTTCAAAGGAAAACCATGCCAAGTTTGAACAAAAATCTGCTGTGGATGCTTTCCAACTTTATCCCAAGTGTTGCCGTTCACAAATACATATTTTGAACTTTTGAAAGCTTCAATGTACGCTTGACTACCAAAACGTACCGGAGTTAAACCAAAACTTCTAATCTCCATGTCAACCAGGGCATTTTTTGAACTTACGAATATCTGCATTTCTGGATAATGTCCCTTTAGAGACAAAGCGATATATTTAGGGTCTCCACTAAAGTTGCCGCCGTGAAATGATTCTACAAACACATGTGTATCAAGCGGCTCTATGTTGTTTTGTAACTTTTCTGTACGCTTGTAATAAATATTTTTAAGATGTGCCTTAAACCGTGGATTGTTTAAAATTTTTCGGAAAAGCAATTTATCATTAAACTTCAGATAGAGTTCAGTATGCTTTTGTTTGTTATCGGTAAAACGGCGCTTTTTCACACGTCTCAAACGTTTTTGACACGGACGTGCTGCGACACATGTTTCAACTTTTGATAAAAACAGTGAAGCATAATGCGGGATAAGGAAACTTTGCTGTAATATTTTAACATCGTCGTCCCTCATGTCACGTGTGTATTTTCGATTGAGAAATTGTAGTAATATATCAGCATCTTCTAATAAATTTTTGGTTAGGAATTCAATGCCGTGGAAAGGTTCGTAAATTTCTTTGAGTACTTTATCATTGCCTTGATAGATGAGTGCTTTATTCCCTTCTCCAAGAGACTCTAATATTGAAAAGCCTAACGTTTCATAAGGTGAAGTTGACATATAAATATAGTTGCGTGGTTGTTTACCGTTAATATGTATATAATCCTCTAATTGATAATAACGCACTAAATTTTTGTATAGTATCATTGAAGGGCCGTAACCGATTAAATACAAATGAATATCCACATGTGATTGATTTTTAACAATATAGTTAATTAAGCGGATGACATATGAAATATCTTTAACATTATCTTCAAAACGCGACTTAATTAACAGATTTCTTCGTGTATTTGAAGGCACCTTGTCAATATCGATATGTCTCGTATTAACGTATAAGGGAAACACATAAGGATAATCAAACATGGCTTGAAACTTTTGTTGAATACTTAAAGTACTCACGCGAACCGCATCTATGTGTTGAAGATCTGCACTAAAATCTTGTGGTAGATAGCTTAATGGCCCGTGGATTTCCCCAACG
Above is a genomic segment from Staphylococcus delphini containing:
- a CDS encoding APC family permease, translated to MSTNTSLKKNIGFFASLSLVMGSVIGAGVFFKASSVTEVTGSTSMALFVWLLGGIMTICAGLTGAELAAAIPETGGLTKYIEYTYGDFWGFLSGWAQAFIYFPANIAALAIIFGTQIINLFHLSTSLLLPIAILSAVSILMINFLGSKAGGILQSITLVIKLIPIALIVIIGFFHSSDVSFSLFPVVNGTDSSWFEAIGAGLLATMFAYDGWIHVGNIAGEMKNPKKDLPGAITLGIGLVMVVYLLINATFLMTLPIHQIEGNLNAASEASSILFGAGGGKLVTIGILISVYGTMNGYTMTGMRIPYAMAERNQLPFKRLFLDLLPSRTPWLGGMIQIVIAVIMMLLGAFDTITNMLIFVIWTFYCMAFLAVLILRKREPELHRPYKVPLYPVIPMIALLAGTFVLLNTLFTQPLLAIVGIGVTMLGIPIYYYQKKH
- a CDS encoding alanine dehydrogenase — encoded protein: MKIGIVKELKPGEGRVGCTPENAKILKDQGHEVYVEQNAGIGSGFTNEAYENAGAILVSHEKCWEADLIIKVKEPHESEFQYFKKGQVIWGFQHLASSKKTVEMMQQAGVTAIGGETIEQDGKAILLEPMSAIAGRRSMLMGAYYLEAQHQGEGILISGIDAISGIPSGKVVIFGGGSAGVNAATIALGLQAEVVIIELKDERIAWLESHFKNDNVTVVKSNEANLAREIKTADVFISTILIPGSKPPKLVTKDMVRSMKKGSVLVDIAIDQGGTVEGIHPTTISDPIYVEDGVIHYAVPNQPGAVPRTSTMVLAAGNIDFLSEISNKGIERAIQENPVLASGVNIYQGHITNQGLAQSHDMPYEKLADLI
- the tdcB gene encoding bifunctional threonine ammonia-lyase/L-serine ammonia-lyase TdcB — its product is MATNAVMIQTEKYCNIHDIKEAKMKIQDYVRETPLIKSMFLSNNITGGNVYLKLENMQYTGSFKFRGALNKILHLSDEQKAKGIITASAGNHAQGLALTGQLLGIDATVVMPEEAPISKQEATRGYGAEVILKGETFNDSRLYMEQLAAETGKTIVHPYDDVEVMAGQGTIGLEILDQIWDIDTVVVPVGGGGLIAGLATALKSFNPSIHIIGVQSENVHGMAESIKEGQITSQFTAHTIADGTEVTIPGNKTYAVVEKLVDEFVLVSEDEIANAMRHLMQRTKIITEGAGALPTAALLSGKIDPRWIKGKNIVALVSGGNVDLTRVSHIIDDLLKPADTSEGVVG
- a CDS encoding CDP-glycerol glycerophosphotransferase family protein; amino-acid sequence: MKIGIFGFNIFAKGGTSRSNINLIHSMLEEDHQVVYFNYQPFDETAYTELIIHENIQSDHFTIRPFKDEHEMAYVDYLIITRESFFKYAQNVKHFNPHVTIVGEIHGPLSYLPQDFSADLQHIDAVRVSTLSIQQKFQAMFDYPYVFPLYVNTRHIDIDKVPSNTRRNLLIKSRFEDNVKDISYVIRLINYIVKNQSHVDIHLYLIGYGPSMILYKNLVRYYQLEDYIHINGKQPRNYIYMSTSPYETLGFSILESLGEGNKALIYQGNDKVLKEIYEPFHGIEFLTKNLLEDADILLQFLNRKYTRDMRDDDVKILQQSFLIPHYASLFLSKVETCVAARPCQKRLRRVKKRRFTDNKQKHTELYLKFNDKLLFRKILNNPRFKAHLKNIYYKRTEKLQNNIEPLDTHVFVESFHGGNFSGDPKYIALSLKGHYPEMQIFVSSKNALVDMEIRSFGLTPVRFGSQAYIEAFKSSKYVFVNGNTWDKVGKHPQQIFVQTWHGFPLKKMVGNLNNPQERAKQLNAFLPRMMKWDYLLTSSHINTMLFKSAFKLDQNHHLQVLTDGAPRNSYLLHHHNATERQKIQFKYFQHQDKDKQYVLFCPTWRQEKRDCVSNINLKKLLEYLPEHIHIIVKLHPNEGHLRNHYNTLDQRIHCFYNELVDIQELYIISDWMITDYSSTIFDYAHLNKPIFLLHEDQMDYNQNIGFNFNIHQLGHFPIASHNEEKLAQQIKNTTHIDYTHMIQRLMAYDHEKSDIKVLENIIRSTKEDTLRQKKNLLLSLT
- a CDS encoding M48 family metalloprotease, whose product is MSAFAAKCTLRKRYIVIYSDLLDVYYSHKQNELVRFVLAHELAHHKCGHTNLCRLILAPALKPLFLDKSLTRAQEYTADRTAVYYAEEGTLDLSDHPVGNRRMQALKEAKENGWDIHGKIL